TGGTCGAAGTTCGTCAAGCTTTCCAACTCAATGAGTGTCTCCGAGGTGGCCTGTAACGTAAGATCAGAGGCAAAACGAAGTGTTCCCGACGAGTTGCCGGGGGAAAGAGTCCCGGAGACCTCGGTAGCACCGAGAACCGTTCCTTCTCCGGCCAGAGTTCCTCCCGACTCAACCGTTACCTCTCCGGTGCCCAGAACCGAGGCATTCGTTCCGACATCAGTGACACGCAAAGTCCCACCGCTGATGTTCGTCCCGCCCGTGTAAGTGCTGGTCGCCGTAAATGTCGTCTGGCCGGAGCCTTGATGGGTTACCGTTGAACCGCCTTGAATGAGCACCCCATTCGCAGCATCGGTACCGTCTCGGGTGAAAAAATAGTCACTGTCGGTATGGTCGAAGACTACGCTGCCCGTCCCATTCACGGACACAACGTTGACGATTCCGGCTACTCCACCGACACCAATTTGCAGGGTGCCGTTACCCCCTCCCGCGCCAAAACGGATTCCATTTCCGCTGGAGGTTGCAAATTCGCCCCCTTCACTCACACGCACGATACCCGTTCCCCGTAGGCCCAGTTCAACCCGACCAGAATGGCTCACTAGAGAACCAGCCCCGATCACGTTGACGATCCCCACCGCGGAGCCTTGGGTGGCGATGTTATGATTGGCACTGGAGTTCACGGTTACCGTAGCGCCATTCTCCACGTTGAGCGTACCGTCACCCCGATTCGCAACCGTCATCGTGTTAGTTACCCAGCTTGATTCGCTGCCAGTCACCGTCACACTTCCTTCTGAGCCCACGTTAGCGGCAATCGCGGACTGGTTACTGATCACCGATCCCCCATCCTCAACAAGGAGGGTGCCAACCCCACCTACGCCAATGTTCATCTGGCCGGAACTGGTCCAAGTTGAATCCGTCCCAGTCACCGTCACGCTACTGGTGGAATTACTGCCGCGGGCTACCAGTCCATTGGCGTTGGAAACGATCCCGCCCGCTTCAATAAGAAGAGTTGCATCCCCATTTCCACCTACATCGATTGCCGTAGGATTGTTGCTGGCATTCTGATTCAGCCATTGCGATCCCGCACCCGTAACGGTGACCATACTCGTTGAGCTGGCACTAAAGGCAATGACCGATCGACCATTGCTATTCGTATTCACCAAACTCGAATTAGTGACGACCCCGCCATCCGAAATAGTAAGAGAGGCGTCGCCATCATTGCCAATGCGAAGGCCATTGGTGTTCTCCCAACGAGAACCCGCACCGGATACCGTGACGTCCCCACTGCTGCCACTGGAATCACCAACGAAGGCATTGCCTCCGTTGCTTACCTCTGCTCCGGCAAGCACGCTGAGAGTCACCTGTCCCGCACCTCCAATCAGAAACGAGTTGCTGCTACCCCCCGCAATATTCCATTGAGACCCGGACCCCGTAACGCTGGCCGAACTAACGGCCCCGCCACCGGGACTCAGAATACCCACAGTCGAAAGATCCAGCACACTCCCATTCTCAACCGTCAGCGTACCGACAGCGGATTCGGAGCCTATTACCCCGTCGGTCGAGGAGTCCCCACCGTTCGTCCAAAACGAACCAGAATTATCAGGCGTAGTGACCCCAGTTACTGCGATTTGGGCAGGCAAAGGAGCTGCAACCCAAAGGACTGAAGTGATCATGGAACAGAGAAAAAAACTGCCAGTTTTCATTGTAGAATCTATCGGTTAGGCATTAGACAAAACCTGAAGAATACCAAATCTTCGAAAGTCTGTCATTAGACTGGAGTACCAAAATAAATTGGACTCAGGTACCAGCAGGGGACGCGCACCCAGGGAAAAGACGAACTTTAAACGTTTAACTTCCAACGCTGAACATCGAAGGAGGGACATCTCTTAACGTTGGACGTTTAGCGTTCAAAGTTGAACGCTCGCTATCTCAAGGGTGGGAGACAATGAAGTGGTTTCTTCTTACCCAACACCTGGTAAAAAAGGTTCGGTCGCATTCGGTTCGCGGGACCTTGTCGCCCACCCGGACGACTGGCCTTACCAGGGAGAGCTGAATCAATTGTCTTTTTCGTGGACACATCTTTGGAGGGACATCGTCTCGATGTCCGAGAACCGATTGGATGGAACAGACATCGAGGACGATGTCCCTCCATAAGACTATAACTCAAACGCCGAGGCCGGCGTCCCAATCACCCCCGTCTTCTCCGCCGCAGAAGCGTAAGCGCGGCACCCAATGCAATCAGCCAGGTCGTCGCAGGCTCGGGAACGACGGTAACCGCATAGCTACTGAATTGGGTAACCCCAAAGCTGAACTGGTCGCCATCATAGGCTTGGATTACCGGAGTGAAAGCGGACCAGATCGTGGAACCGTCGGCTTGGAACCAAATGTTCAGCAAACTGTCGTCGATTCCCGAACCGATCTGAAAGGAAAGAACCGTGAGTTGATCGGGCATCGTTGTTTCGAAATCGTAGGCGATAAGCACGTCTTGACCGTCGATGGAGGTAACGTCCAAAGCGGTTGCTTCAAACGTCTCCGCTCCGACTCCTTCACTGAAACCGACGACAAGATCGGGAGCGTACCGTACGCGTCGCCCGCCTAGGTCGCCACTGGTATCGGAAGTGATGGCACTGACTTCGAACTCGTTGGTAGAGGCGTTCCAGGTTCCGCCGACACCTTGGAAAGTTCCGGCGCCGGAAAGACCGCCACCAGCAGAGATCGGGGCATATGTCCCGGATGCCAACTCGGCCCCTGCCAACAAATTGACCGTGCCGTTGTTGACAAAATCCTCTGAGTTGCCGGCAGTCACCATATTATTGCCATCGACCAGCAGGTTCATCGTGCCGTTCGAGAAAACGCGAATGCTCTGGTCCATGTTGATGCGGGCGCCCTGCGAGACGTTGACCGTGGCGGCCCCGCCTTGAGCGATCAACAATTCGCCATCGCTGCCGGTTCCTCTCCAGACTGTGCCGCTACCACGGACGTTTACCTGCGCGGCGGAGCCGACTTCAAAGGCCAACCGGCTGGGGCCCGTGACCGACATTTCAGCACCATCCAACAGGTTCAACGTGCCATCGCCGGCCGTCCCGACCCATAACTGGCCGGCTTCCCATCGCGTGCCCGCTCCGGTAACCGTGGCCGTTCCGACCGTATCAGGGCTATCGCCGATCAGCGTGTCCAATCCGCTCCGCACCAGCGATCCGCCGCTGACGTTGACAAAACCTATGCCCGTCTCGCCATCACCACCGACGATAATTTCGCCCGCTACGTCAATGGTGCCGCCATTGGTGACGTTCAAAAATGTCGATCCGGTATGGGCAATAACCAGCAGGTCCGCTTCCAGTTCACTGCCAGCCCCATCCACGTTGATCGTGGCTTCAGAACTGTCTAAAAACGCAGCGGCACGTAACTCGCCCGCCACATCGACCAAGCCACCATCTAGGATGTTCAGAAACGAAGTGCCGTCATCGGAAAGCGTGAAGTCCGTATCTACGATCAACTGCGAACCACTTCCCGTCACAGTCACGACCGCTTCGCCAGGAGTAAAAAATGAAGTCAACAAACTTCCAGCTTGAAGACGCCCGCCATCGCTGATGAGTACCGTCGAGTTTCCATCATCCGAAAAGGTTGCATCTGCATCGATGATGAATTCTGAGCCGCTTCCCGTCACCGTCACACCGACATCGCTGCCAGAGCCCTGCGCAGCCAGCAAACTGCCTACCTGCAGTCGCCCGCCGCTCTCCACCAAGACCTCCATATCCCCGTTCCGGCCAAAAAACACGGGTGCATCAAAGGTGGCCTCACCCCCGTCGGAAATGGTCAACGTCGCATCATCTTCCGAAGCAAAATTGGATTCATCCGTGGCGTTGAGCTGCGACCCGTTGCCGCTGACCGTCACGTGTCCTTCGGACTGAGCCAAGTTGGAAACCGCCAATTCGAGTGTATTGACCACGCCTCCATCGAGGATTTCCAGGCGACCCAAAGCTTCCTCCCCAATAATCAGCCGACTGCGAGCGGTCAACGTCGACCCCGCACCCGTGACCCTGATCGTTCCCTCGCTGCCCAGCCAGTTACTGGATTTGATTTCCTCGCCTTCTACCGATCCTCCGGCGGAGACGGTCAAATTGCCAACACCAAATTCGCCGATCGAAATGTTCGCCGTGGTATTGATTCGTGAGTTGCTGCCGGTCACCGTGACGGTGGACGTGGCCGCGCCATCGTCACTTGTGATCAGTTCATCCAGTGCAAGCAACGATCCTCCATCGACGTCCAGTGTACTGTTGCCTGCCGCCGTACCGAGGATGCCTGAAGTCGCAGAATTGCCGCCATTGATCCAGAAGGATGCGTCCGTCGGATCAAAGCTACCTTCTACTTCGATGATGCCAAAGGCCGGACCGGAGCTAATGACAGCTATCGCCAAAAAACAGGCTCCGGACGGGAGAATTGAGCGGCTTCTGGAAGCAATCAGCTGCGTGAGAGGTTTCATCATTCTGGAAGGAAGATAGTGCTGCATTCGAAACGCGAACACGAAAATAAAAATAGCCGTTACTCTACCAAAGTTCCACAGTCCTGTCATTGGACTGGAGTACCAAAATCAATTGGACTGGAGTCTCAGCCCAATGGACCCCAGCAGGACGCAACGCGGACACCGAGACGGCGTCCCAACACGCGCCCATGGAGGGACATCTTCCTCGATGTCCGCGAGCATGCCAAACGGCGCCGCAATTATTGCCTCCAAGGAAAATTTTGGCGAAAACCCGCTCGTGAATCCTTCAAACCCAGAAAATCCTCTCCCGCAACGGAAACGGCCCGCCCATCATCCGCCTATTTCTCGATACAACTGCTCAATCCTAATTTTCGTCACAGTTTGCACCCAATCCCGCAGGACCGGACTCGCTACAGAAGATGCCCTCGATGCTTTCGCGGATGCTTGCCAACGCGCCGATCGCTGGAGGATCGGCAGGTTCCTGCTCATGCCCGATCATGTTCATTTCTTTTGTTCGCCCGCCCGCAATCCGAGCGGCACCCATAAGAACTGGATGAGCTACTGGAAGCGGGCCTTTACCACTAAAATCCGGAAAACCGATCCGGGATTTTCATGGCAAAGGGATTTCTGGGACACCCAGATGCGCAACGCGGATTCCTACACCGCAAAGTGGAACTACGTGAGGGAAAATCCGGTCCGTGCCGGGCTCGTCGCCCATCCTGAAGATTGGCCTTATCAAGGAGAGCTAAACCGATTGTCGTTTTCGTAGACGCATCCATGGAGGGACATCGTCCTCGATGTCCGCGAGCCGATTGGATGGAACAGACATCGAGGACGATGTCCCTCCAATCAGCAGCGCAGTCTCCGGCGCAAAAGCGCGAGCACCGACCCCAAAGCAATCAACCAAGTCGCCGCCGACTCGGGAACTGCGGTAATGTCGAGAGACCCCGTCAGCGCATCAAAGGTCCCTCCAAACCCGCTCTGCTGGAACTTCACGTCCGTAAAGGTCATTCCTCCGATCACATTCGGCGCATCGAAGATCTGGAAAGAATCCCCGATTACCGGAATGTAGCCTCCCAGAAAACCGATCAGCAACTCCCCACCATAGGCAATATTTCCGTCCACCTCAATCTGATCGAAGCTCGTCACACTTTCGATCTCAATAAACGTCGTCGCAGTAGACTCAAGGACAAGGTCGGAGCGAAAACGGATTGCTCCCGCCGAATTTCCTGGGGAAAGGGTCCCGGAGACGGTGGTGGTACCAATCACTATGCCAGCCCCGGCGAGCGTCCCGCCAGACTCAACCGTCACCACACCGGTGCCGAGCGGGCCGTTGCCGATGCCGCCACCGTTGAAGCGAAGGGTGCCGGCTGAGATCGTGGTGCCTCCGGTGTAAGTGTTGGGACCTGTCAACGTGGTTTGGCCGGAGCCTGTATGATTGATCGCAAGGGCGCCCGAAAGCAACACAGCCGCGCCTAGTGTGGTGCCGTCGCGGGTGAAATGGTAATCGCTGTCGCTGTGATTAAAGCTGACCGTACCCGTGCCTGTGCCCGCGGTGTCAACCGCATTTGCGTCGACGATCCCGGCGGCACCGCCTTCGCCGATTTGCAAGAGACTCACGTTAGTGGGCGTGGCGCTGTTGGAACCCATGCGGATAGAACGATTATTACCCACACTCACTCGACCCCCTTCGGCCAAGATAAGGGTACCCTCTCCGTCGACTCCAACCTCAACCTGGTTACCTGAGATCCATTGGGAACCCGCACCACTCACGCGCACCACTCCGATGGAACCTGATAGGCGACCAATGCGCGCAGGGGTGTTGTCCGGCGTTCTCAAAACCCCGCCCGCGGTGACGTCAAGCCTACCTTCTCCCTCAGAACCGACGGACAAACCTCCGGAAAGTTCCCAGGTCGACCCCGCTCCGGTCAGCGTCACCATGCCCCTACCCGTTCTTGCCCCAATCGAGCCCTGAGTATTCGTCACGGCAGCGCCATCTTCAATCAGGAGGCTGCCAGTACCAAATTCGCCGACAGTCAATATCCCGGCATTGGTCCACCGGGAGTTCTCCCCGCTCACGATCACACTGCTGGTCGAGATGCCCCGGCGCGCGATCCAGCCATTCTCGCTGGTCACGAGGCCACCCGCTTCAATCCGCACCGTGGCGTTGCCAAAAATACCGGCAGTAAGATCGCCGCTGTTGAGCATTTGCGAGCCTGTGCCAGTCACGGTGACAGAACCCGTAGACCCGGTAAAATCCGCAATTTGGGTAGAATTCGCATCCAGTATGCCACCATTGGACACCTGAAGGCTGCCAGCCCCTCTGTCACCAACGAGCACATTGGTGCCCTGAAGCATACCGTCCATGACCTGGAGAATTCCCTCCGACCCAGCGTTTTGCCCGAGAAGAATATCACCAACGGAGCTTGCACCTTGGGAACTGTAGACGAGGGTGCCGGTTTGCCCCGCAGTGGCACCGAGCGACACGGTGCCATCTCCCCCCAGGGTGCTATTCCAGGCAATCATCAGAGTACCGTTTGGCACCTGCAGGGACGCCACGGAGAAATCCGCCTCGGCCAGGGTGGTCTGGCCAGCACCGTTATGGTTCAGAGAAAGCTTACCCGTCAGCGCGACGGCCTCGCCGGTCGCAGTGCCATCGCGCGTGAAGAAGTAGTCACTGTCGGTGTGGTTGAAGTTCACCACACCGCTACCTGCGCCGGTCGTGACCTCCTCAACACTGAGAATTCCAGCCGCTCCGCCGTTGCCGATGTTCAGCGTACCGCTGCCAGTCGCATCAACGCCGAGGGTGATGATGGCGTCGCCGGGGATACTCGAGGCAATATTAGAGTCTCTTATTTCTCCGCCGTCGGCAATAGTGAGGGTGCCCGTGCCAGCCTCACCGACGAAAAGATCACCGAACATTTCCCAGGTTGAGCCTGCACCTGTCACTGTGGCCGTGCCGCTTCCGCCTTGCGCCTGTCCCAGCGTAGCTGAAAAGGTTTGTGCCCTTCCGCTATCAACAAGAGTGAACGTGCCCGTGCCAGCATCCCCAATGAAAAAGGTATCAGGGTTCGTCCCACCAAAACCGCCGCTCACCGTAAAAATTGAACCGCTACCTGTCACCGTGACGGTGCCCAAGGATCCCGCCGCCTGACCCAGAGTGGCTACGATGCTGCTGGCGAATCCACCGCTGGATACATTGACGGTGCCAGCCCCTTCCGCTCCGACGGTGAGCGTGATCGTCTCATCGAGGCTGGTGCCGACACCCCAGCGGGAAGTGCCTCCAGTCACGTTAACTGTGCCCACACCGCTGGAAGCATTGCCGACGATGGCGCTGCGCTGACTGATAGCGTCCGCACCGCTTTCAACGTTTAGAGTGCCCGTGCCCGCGTCGCCGATAATCATGCCGGTGGTGCCGCTGGTCAGGTTTGCGCCGACGTTCCACTCGGAGTCTCCGCCTGTGACGGTGACCGTGCCCACGCCGGTGGTTGCCACAGCTCCGAGGGTGGCCGTTCCTCGAGTTTCGGCGATGCCACCACTCTGCACGTTGAGGATGCCTTCGCCCGCTTGTCCGACCACGAGGTTCTCAACGCTGATGAAGTCCGCACCCGTGCTGACAGTAGCGTCGCCGCTGCTGCCGCTCGCCGCGCCGAGGGTGATCCCACGGGCACTATTTACAATCGCGTTGTCGGAGACATTGAGCGTTCCCGTGCCAGCGTCGCCAATGGTGAGGGCACCGGGATCGCTGGTAGTCAAGTTACCGCCGACGGTCCATTGGGAACCGCTGCCCGCGACCTGCACCTCGCCCACTCCGCTGGTCGCCTCACCGACGGTGGCCGTCTGTAGACTTTGCAGCTGAGCGCCACCATCCAGATTAATGACGCCCCTGCCGCTCTGGCCGATGATAAGGTCCCCGCCGATTTCCCCTTGGGTCGAAGAGCCGAGGAGGTTGAGCGTGCCGGTGATCCCGCTGGTTTGCCCGAGAACGGCGTTTTGCGCATTCGTGAAGGTCGCGCCGTTGGTGACGCTGAGCGTGCCCGTGCCGGCGTTGCCAACAATTAGGCTCACTTCTCCGGCGTTCATGTCTTCGCCTACCGACCAGTCCGAGCCCGTGCCGGT
This portion of the Verrucomicrobiota bacterium genome encodes:
- a CDS encoding autotransporter-associated beta strand repeat-containing protein: MITSVLWVAAPLPAQIAVTGVTTPDNSGSFWTNGGDSSTDGVIGSESAVGTLTVENGSVLDLSTVGILSPGGGAVSSASVTGSGSQWNIAGGSSNSFLIGGAGQVTLSVLAGAEVSNGGNAFVGDSSGSSGDVTVSGAGSRWENTNGLRIGNDGDASLTISDGGVVTNSSLVNTNSNGRSVIAFSASSTSMVTVTGAGSQWLNQNASNNPTAIDVGGNGDATLLIEAGGIVSNANGLVARGSNSTSSVTVTGTDSTWTSSGQMNIGVGGVGTLLVEDGGSVISNQSAIAANVGSEGSVTVTGSESSWVTNTMTVANRGDGTLNVENGATVTVNSSANHNIATQGSAVGIVNVIGAGSLVSHSGRVELGLRGTGIVRVSEGGEFATSSGNGIRFGAGGGNGTLQIGVGGVAGIVNVVSVNGTGSVVFDHTDSDYFFTRDGTDAANGVLIQGGSTVTHQGSGQTTFTATSTYTGGTNISGGTLRVTDVGTNASVLGTGEVTVESGGTLAGEGTVLGATEVSGTLSPGNSSGTLRFASDLTLQATSETLIELESLTNFDQIEVDGDITYGGELLIGFLGGYIPVIGDSFQIFDAPNVIGGMTFSDVKFQQDGFTGDFDSGTGTLSITAVPESAATWLIALGAALTLLRRRGRS
- a CDS encoding transposase, giving the protein MPNGAAIIASKENFGENPLVNPSNPENPLPQRKRPAHHPPISRYNCSILIFVTVCTQSRRTGLATEDALDAFADACQRADRWRIGRFLLMPDHVHFFCSPARNPSGTHKNWMSYWKRAFTTKIRKTDPGFSWQRDFWDTQMRNADSYTAKWNYVRENPVRAGLVAHPEDWPYQGELNRLSFS
- a CDS encoding autotransporter-associated beta strand repeat-containing protein, whose product is MMPLPKRYQLFLRTVVAAVCGLTGTSTLAVINVTGIVDPVNEAPDFFWTNGGNSTVDGTIGSTTDFGTLTVNGGSRLDLAFGRIQSGGAMTSTATVTGAGSIWDVNRQMIMGESGQTNLLIENGGSVLVGGNLASLGAGAGATSTATITGTGSTWNINDSEVGELVVGADGEGILNINAGGKVTNSRGTLARNSGSVGSATVSGTGSQWENTLELVVGRIGDGTLRIEDGALVTAPNVFIARVGGSTGDVTVNNSQLTATGFVSVGNEGEGTLLVENGGVVSGVDGFVAGRFDAPNPNAVGTVTVTGDGSQWNNSGDLSIGNSGTGTLDVLLGGLVSSRNGLLGADNLATGTVLVSGTDSQSGTPSQWTITENLTVGDQGQGTLTVSGGGVVSSGSATLADKNGSTGTVNVNGAGSQWSNTGVLVVGDLGNGTLNISDSGVVSSGSGTLGRAQNSSGQLVTGTGVVTVTGSGSEWNVDNALRVGQSGTGQLDILQGGAVTSGSAIIADQNNGGLNSDGRGTVNVDGDGSDWTVSGDLTVGNEGPGTLNVSNGAKVSNSGTAVIGEAGRGTGTVTVTGTDSVSGTNSTWTSSGDLTVGNEGTGTLNVSDGGQVSTDGAAILGQASGGVGAATVTGTDSRLEAATGLTVGDAGDGTLTLADGGVIRVGNASIPDGTITIAAQASSFSTLNIGDGRAPGLVQAGEITQGAGDATVNFAVTGGNYYFTHDGTATGAPVALTGGIKVNKGLNGTMILPQAAHVTGGIRISDGRLELTDGASVTSGANDSITLGLIDGLTGIFTHDSSGASSAGVISLGETTGSGGILNMIDGSMRVNEIFVGENSTGTLNIFGGARFEPRQTAIIGSSATGVGVVNLGGLGSLLSVGNDLTGTDATSLIIGDNGTGTIIVSDRAIGGSIRNAILGNASGSMGTLNVSGINAADGEGGFVFVENVIIGEAGTGIILVEDGGFVETRGAATLGNTATGQGTVTLTGTGSDWSVGEDMNAGEVSLIVGNAGTGTLSVTNGATFTNAQNAVLGQTSGITGTLNLLGSSTQGEIGGDLIIGQSGRGVINLDGGAQLQSLQTATVGEATSGVGEVQVAGSGSQWTVGGNLTTSDPGALTIGDAGTGTLNVSDNAIVNSARGITLGAASGSSGDATVSTGADFISVENLVVGQAGEGILNVQSGGIAETRGTATLGAVATTGVGTVTVTGGDSEWNVGANLTSGTTGMIIGDAGTGTLNVESGADAISQRSAIVGNASSGVGTVNVTGGTSRWGVGTSLDETITLTVGAEGAGTVNVSSGGFASSIVATLGQAAGSLGTVTVTGSGSIFTVSGGFGGTNPDTFFIGDAGTGTFTLVDSGRAQTFSATLGQAQGGSGTATVTGAGSTWEMFGDLFVGEAGTGTLTIADGGEIRDSNIASSIPGDAIITLGVDATGSGTLNIGNGGAAGILSVEEVTTGAGSGVVNFNHTDSDYFFTRDGTATGEAVALTGKLSLNHNGAGQTTLAEADFSVASLQVPNGTLMIAWNSTLGGDGTVSLGATAGQTGTLVYSSQGASSVGDILLGQNAGSEGILQVMDGMLQGTNVLVGDRGAGSLQVSNGGILDANSTQIADFTGSTGSVTVTGTGSQMLNSGDLTAGIFGNATVRIEAGGLVTSENGWIARRGISTSSVIVSGENSRWTNAGILTVGEFGTGSLLIEDGAAVTNTQGSIGARTGRGMVTLTGAGSTWELSGGLSVGSEGEGRLDVTAGGVLRTPDNTPARIGRLSGSIGVVRVSGAGSQWISGNQVEVGVDGEGTLILAEGGRVSVGNNRSIRMGSNSATPTNVSLLQIGEGGAAGIVDANAVDTAGTGTGTVSFNHSDSDYHFTRDGTTLGAAVLLSGALAINHTGSGQTTLTGPNTYTGGTTISAGTLRFNGGGIGNGPLGTGVVTVESGGTLAGAGIVIGTTTVSGTLSPGNSAGAIRFRSDLVLESTATTFIEIESVTSFDQIEVDGNIAYGGELLIGFLGGYIPVIGDSFQIFDAPNVIGGMTFTDVKFQQSGFGGTFDALTGSLDITAVPESAATWLIALGSVLALLRRRLRC
- a CDS encoding PEP-CTERM sorting domain-containing protein (PEP-CTERM proteins occur, often in large numbers, in the proteomes of bacteria that also encode an exosortase, a predicted intramembrane cysteine proteinase. The presence of a PEP-CTERM domain at a protein's C-terminus predicts cleavage within the sorting domain, followed by covalent anchoring to some some component of the (usually Gram-negative) cell surface. Many PEP-CTERM proteins exhibit an unusual sequence composition that includes large numbers of potential glycosylation sites. Expression of one such protein has been shown restore the ability of a bacterium to form floc, a type of biofilm.), whose translation is MMKPLTQLIASRSRSILPSGACFLAIAVISSGPAFGIIEVEGSFDPTDASFWINGGNSATSGILGTAAGNSTLDVDGGSLLALDELITSDDGAATSTVTVTGSNSRINTTANISIGEFGVGNLTVSAGGSVEGEEIKSSNWLGSEGTIRVTGAGSTLTARSRLIIGEEALGRLEILDGGVVNTLELAVSNLAQSEGHVTVSGNGSQLNATDESNFASEDDATLTISDGGEATFDAPVFFGRNGDMEVLVESGGRLQVGSLLAAQGSGSDVGVTVTGSGSEFIIDADATFSDDGNSTVLISDGGRLQAGSLLTSFFTPGEAVVTVTGSGSQLIVDTDFTLSDDGTSFLNILDGGLVDVAGELRAAAFLDSSEATINVDGAGSELEADLLVIAHTGSTFLNVTNGGTIDVAGEIIVGGDGETGIGFVNVSGGSLVRSGLDTLIGDSPDTVGTATVTGAGTRWEAGQLWVGTAGDGTLNLLDGAEMSVTGPSRLAFEVGSAAQVNVRGSGTVWRGTGSDGELLIAQGGAATVNVSQGARINMDQSIRVFSNGTMNLLVDGNNMVTAGNSEDFVNNGTVNLLAGAELASGTYAPISAGGGLSGAGTFQGVGGTWNASTNEFEVSAITSDTSGDLGGRRVRYAPDLVVGFSEGVGAETFEATALDVTSIDGQDVLIAYDFETTMPDQLTVLSFQIGSGIDDSLLNIWFQADGSTIWSAFTPVIQAYDGDQFSFGVTQFSSYAVTVVPEPATTWLIALGAALTLLRRRRRG